A stretch of DNA from Polyodon spathula isolate WHYD16114869_AA chromosome 20, ASM1765450v1, whole genome shotgun sequence:
gggggtgtgtgtgaatacttttgagagtcactgtattaCTTGTAAAACTATTAAGTGGGCCCAATTGGGGGCTTTCTGAATGCAGGAATGGAGTTTAGTGGGGGGAATGACCTGCTGATGTTACAATGATGGGTattgctgtcctgttttatatCTAGTACTATTGCTGCAACATATAAACGGTCAAACATAGTTTTTTGACATTAGTGTACTGAAAACTTTCCATCCGAATAGTCAgatttatatgtactgtattacctGACGTCTGAAAATAATAAGTGCAACGCTCTACAGAAAAGTATTTCTCTCCATTGCTGATAAAGAAATTGATAGGGTTAATTTTACTCCTGCTGTACTATATTTCTTTATTGTAGCAATTAGAGTATTCAAAAATGAGAAATCTGTAGTCATCCCAGCATTAGATAATACATAGTATTGTGTTGTACAGTTTGAatttaatactgtaatataatttCAAGCCACCCGTGCATGATGGTATCGAACATGCAGATGGTTTGAGAGTCAGCAGAATGTTTGTTACAGATCCTTCTTTCTCACCTTGCTCTTCAGATTAAGACCATTCTGAGTGGCTTCATCATCCGGGGCTATCTTGGGAAGTGGACACTGGTGATCAAGACCATCACCCTGGTTCTGGCTGTTTCGTCGGGGCTCAGTCTGGGCAAGGAGGGACCGCTGGTGCACGTGGCCTGCTGCTGTGGCAACATCCTCTGCCACCTCTTCACCAAATATAGTAAGAATGAGGCCAAGAGGAGAGAGGTGAGGGCAGTGGGGCACTCTGGGAGACTTGGACTGACTTCAGTTATTTAAGTGTGGATTCAATGCAAACGTTCAGCGCCTCTGTATGATGTACTTTATTTTCCTATTCTATGAGAAGCATTGCAATAAGCCAAATTATAATCAACAGTAATAATGAATATGCTTTAAGAAAGCTAGGGAATTGCAGGTCAGGCTTAAAAATGATCAGGAGTTTGGTAGCTGATATATTATTATTCctgcttttatacagatgcaCTTATGCTGATCTTTGTGCTGCAATAATGAAGGGATGGCTCAAATTATTATGCCTATTTACAAAACCTGACCTGCAAAACCTGTAAAATGTCTTCAATTGCTTTGTTTCAGGTGTTGTCTGCAGCAGCAGCGGCTGGAGTGTCAGTGGCTTTTGGTGCCCCTATCGGAGGAGTCCTGTTCAGCCTGGAAGAGGTAGGGTGCTTGTAATGTTCTCAACTTAATGTGGCATTATACTGGGGTAAAGAATGGGAAAAAAGAGTTCATAAGGGGATGACGACACACCAGCtgatttattttccctgtttccaGGTCAGCTACTATTTCCCATTGAAGACCCTGTGGAGGTCCTTCTTCGCCGCCCTGGTGGCAGCTTTCACCCTGCGCTCCATCAACCCATTTGGGAACAGCCGGCTGGTGCTGTTCTATGTCGAGTTCCACGCCCCCTGGCACCTACTGGAGCTCATCCCCTTCATCTTGCTGGGTATCTTTGGGGGGCTTTGGGGGGCTTTCTTCATCCGCACCAACATAGCCTGGTGTCGCCGACGTAAGACCACCAAGCTGGGCCGCTACCCCGTGCTGGAGGTGCTGGTGGTGACAGCCATCACAGCCATCATCGCCTTCCCCAACGACTACACGCGCATCAGCACCAGTGAGCTCATATCAGAGCTCTTCAATGACTGCAGCCTGCTGGACTCTTCCAAGCTCTGCGACTACATCAACGACAACACCACCAAGACCACCGACGACCGCGCCGCTGGCCCCAACGTCTACACCGCCATGTGGCAGCTCGCACTGGCGCTCGTCTTCAAAGTCTTCATCACAATCATCACCTTTGGCATGAAGGTGAGGACagtgcagaaaccaggaccagatagacagatagatagatggaaATTAACACTTCTTCAGACAGAGGATGAGGGTATTGAATGGTCTACCTAGTCATGGTGTAGATGCAGAATCACTTGGCTACTATAAGACCAGTAACTGGACAAACATAGATGGGTGGAATGGTctcctcgtttgtaaattttcttatgatTGAATTGATATACAAGCAATATCTAGAATGCAAGCAGAACTACTGCAGTTGTAATGGAGcaatttgatttaaaatcatGACCTAATACTATCTCATCACCCATTATATTTAAACCATGAGTATTGTATCAATGAGTAGTTTATATGTTTGTATTACGTTACCTTTGTAATTAGGGTGTTTCACAcaacaaatgtaattttgtttctgATCCCTTAGCACCAGCACAGCCTACAGTTTTTGTTTATAACATCCTGCTGTTGCATGTAGTAGCAGGGCCACACCTGTTTAGTTTGAATGCCTTAGTAGTGACCTACAGGAGGGACATATTTATTTACCCAACTCTTGTCTAACCCCtctatgtatttacatagaaaGGGTGGGTTTGCAGTTGTCGTATAGATCTGGTCTAAATATGTCTCTTGTGTTTTGTGCATTTAGGTCCCATCAGGACTTTTCATCCCGAGCCTGGCTGTGGGTGCAATAGCAGGTAGGCTGCTGGGAATTGGAATGGAACAGCTGGCTTATTACCACCACGACTGGGTCATCTTCAAAGGCTGGTGCAGCCCAGGGGCAGACTGCATCACACCAGGGCTCTATGCCATGGTGGGAGCAGCAGCATGCCTTGGTAAGTAGCCAGTCTATTCAGTGTCTCCCTGGCCCTAGGTGCTAATGTcttcaataacactgtgtaacacaatttttgttcctgggtagtaaatgttatttcctaattgcttatgcctcaaaagtatagaaaatggctattattccccaaaaactttgcttttgtgaacaggacagtgatattttgaaatgtacctatttccaatgagaaaatggtcttttcgttcacataaagtcagaaaaaaacaacatatgaatccaaattaacatgtatttatactaaagtaatacaaaaatgactacaaaagatttagaagtgagttgtttttcgagatttacgattatactgtaaatcactttcacgaatcagcccccaaatgtagtctcccatcatgttctcgttatactgtccttggtagcggcgttcaaagtccagtatatcctggtggaagcgctcgccttgctcctccgagtacgctcccatgttctccttgaatttatcaagatgagcatcaaggatatggactttgagggacatcctacagcccattgtgccgtagttcttcaccagattctcaaccagctccacatagttttcggccttgtgatttgccaggaagccccgaaccactgcgacaaagctgttccaagccgctttctccttactagtgagcttcttggggaattcattgcactccaggatcttctttatctgtggtccgacgaagacaccggctttgacctttgcctcagacagcttagggaagaagtcttgaagatacttgaaggctgccgactctttatctagagctctgacaaattgtttcataaggcccaatttaatgtgcagtggtggcatcagcacattccgggggtccaccagtggctcccacttgacgttgttcctccccacagagaactcggtccgctgtggccagtcccgcctgtggtagtgcgccttggtgtccctgctgtcccaaaggcaaagatagcagggcaacttggtaaaaccgccttggagacccatcaggaatgccaccattgcagcctcttgatgccatcttaaaaaaatgcagatatgtatccacttaggcagctggaactaaactgaactggtgggcttaagtcccctgtatttatactactatttatattactggaaagttctagaaagttctagaagttactccaagtttactcagcattgATTCTATCTGGAAttttctggaaaataggtaaatttcaaaatatcactgtcctggtcacaaaagcaaagtttgtggggaataatagccattttctatacttttgaggcataagcaattaggaaataacacttactacccaggaaccaaaaaaaataaaaatttgttacacagtgtaatagaACCAGGTCTTGGCAATCGTCTTTAAATTACAGTTCACTGTGCTAACTCTGCTATTCCCCTCCACAAAGGATTGAAGTGCCAGCTGTTGAAGTTGTGTTAGTGGTAAAGGGGTTTGTGTTTCCTTATGTTCTGTTTCTGTAGCCCTTTTACCACTTAAATACTTTTGAAGGCAGTTGCGTTTGTGTAACTCTACTAAATTAAGTTATTATTCAGATTTAAGACAAAAAAAGTCTAGTAGATTTGATGATAATGCTTAAATTCAGAATATCCACTGATGGTTGACCTTTTGCTGTCTAAAGCTGTTATTTAATCAGATCAGCCTTACACAACTTTCTCTAGCATATGGTGTTTTTGCTATGGTTGAGTTGTCGGTTTAGAGGAAGCTCAGTTCAGAAATGTACAGAAGTGGGCTGTTAGTGAGTAATTTGGAAGAAATGGGAAGTGGCGGAATCTGCAAAAATTGGTCCGATTTGGTTAAATTCTGCATCagaatatgattctgaaaactGACTGCACAGATTCTCAGTAAGCTGTCATTTGTGATTGTAAACTGTAAACTGTATACTATCATTTCCCCCCCCCTAGCAATGTTGATATAGTTCATTTAAACTCCTGTAGTTGACGGTGTCTTGTTTCCCAGGTGgggtgaccaggatgactgtgtCCCTGGTGGTCATCATGTTCGAGCTGACCGGCGGGCTGGAATACATTGTGCCTCTGATGGCTGCGGCCATGACCAGCAAGTGGGTGGCAGACGCAATTGGCCGAGAGGGGATCTATGATGCCCACATCCGTCTGAACGGCTACCCCTTCCTGGAGGCCAAGGAGGAGTTCACACACAAGACCTTGGCCATGGATGTGATGCGGCCGCGCAGGAATGACCCGCCGCTGACCGTGCTCACACAGGACGGTCTGAAGGTGGAGGACGTGGAGACTCTCATCAGTGAGACCACGTACAGTGGCTTCCCCGTGGTAGTGTCCAGAGAGTCCCAGAGGCTGGTTGGCTTTGTCCTGAAAAGAGATCTTATTATAGCAATAGGTAAGAGTCTAATTCTTCAGGTGTGCTGCTTCATAGAGTTCCGAGGTAGGTAGCATGTGCAAAGAAGAGTTGTATAAATGGATGTTCCACCTGACAGATTAAACCCAAAATCCAGTAAAAATCCTAACTGTCATCCAAAACCTTTCTATATACAGAGGGGTGGTCTTAGGCTGTGGGCTACCCTTGTTCGGTTTATTTTCCAGTTATGTATGTCCCTGCTTCCCTTTACTTGTATTCTGTATACTGGGAAGTGAAATTGTCCTCAGACATAACTGAGGGAAA
This window harbors:
- the LOC121295738 gene encoding H(+)/Cl(-) exchange transporter 5 isoform X3; the encoded protein is MDNPGYRRGSFNSMQSGTSDEDMVEIAGATLDSSVTDDVPPLDRDISRGHSTFNGEGLNGASKMMDFLEEPIPGVGTYEDFNTIDWVREKSKDRDRHREIANKSKESTWALLQSVSDAFSGWLLMLLIGLMAGSLAGLIDISAHWMTDLKEGVCLSGFWFNHEHCCWTSNEATFIERDKCPQWRSWAELIVGRPDGAFAYIVNYLMYVIWALLFSFLAVSLVRSFAPYACGSGIPEIKTILSGFIIRGYLGKWTLVIKTITLVLAVSSGLSLGKEGPLVHVACCCGNILCHLFTKYSKNEAKRREVLSAAAAAGVSVAFGAPIGGVLFSLEEVSYYFPLKTLWRSFFAALVAAFTLRSINPFGNSRLVLFYVEFHAPWHLLELIPFILLGIFGGLWGAFFIRTNIAWCRRRKTTKLGRYPVLEVLVVTAITAIIAFPNDYTRISTSELISELFNDCSLLDSSKLCDYINDNTTKTTDDRAAGPNVYTAMWQLALALVFKVFITIITFGMKVPSGLFIPSLAVGAIAGRLLGIGMEQLAYYHHDWVIFKGWCSPGADCITPGLYAMVGAAACLGGVTRMTVSLVVIMFELTGGLEYIVPLMAAAMTSKWVADAIGREGIYDAHIRLNGYPFLEAKEEFTHKTLAMDVMRPRRNDPPLTVLTQDGLKVEDVETLISETTYSGFPVVVSRESQRLVGFVLKRDLIIAIENARKRQDGVVSSSDIYFTEHIPPQPPSSPATLKLRKIMDLSPFTVTDHTAMEIVVDIFRKLGLRQCLVTHNGRLLGIITKKDILKHMAQVVNQDPDSILFN
- the LOC121295738 gene encoding H(+)/Cl(-) exchange transporter 5 isoform X2; amino-acid sequence: MLLIGLMAGSLAGLIDISAHWMTDLKEGVCLSGFWFNHEHCCWTSNEATFIERDKCPQWRSWAELIVGRPDGAFAYIVNYLMYVIWALLFSFLAVSLVRSFAPYACGSGIPEIKTILSGFIIRGYLGKWTLVIKTITLVLAVSSGLSLGKEGPLVHVACCCGNILCHLFTKYSKNEAKRREVLSAAAAAGVSVAFGAPIGGVLFSLEEVSYYFPLKTLWRSFFAALVAAFTLRSINPFGNSRLVLFYVEFHAPWHLLELIPFILLGIFGGLWGAFFIRTNIAWCRRRKTTKLGRYPVLEVLVVTAITAIIAFPNDYTRISTSELISELFNDCSLLDSSKLCDYINDNTTKTTDDRAAGPNVYTAMWQLALALVFKVFITIITFGMKVPSGLFIPSLAVGAIAGRLLGIGMEQLAYYHHDWVIFKGWCSPGADCITPGLYAMVGAAACLGGVTRMTVSLVVIMFELTGGLEYIVPLMAAAMTSKWVADAIGREGIYDAHIRLNGYPFLEAKEEFTHKTLAMDVMRPRRNDPPLTVLTQDGLKVEDVETLISETTYSGFPVVVSRESQRLVGFVLKRDLIIAIENARKRQDGVVSSSDIYFTEHIPPQPPSSPATLKLRKIMDLSPFTVTDHTAMEIVVDIFRKLGLRQCLVTHNGRLLGIITKKDILKHMAQVVNQDPDSILFN
- the LOC121295738 gene encoding H(+)/Cl(-) exchange transporter 5 isoform X1 produces the protein MMDFLEEPIPGVGTYEDFNTIDWVREKSKDRDRHREIANKSKESTWALLQSVSDAFSGWLLMLLIGLMAGSLAGLIDISAHWMTDLKEGVCLSGFWFNHEHCCWTSNEATFIERDKCPQWRSWAELIVGRPDGAFAYIVNYLMYVIWALLFSFLAVSLVRSFAPYACGSGIPEIKTILSGFIIRGYLGKWTLVIKTITLVLAVSSGLSLGKEGPLVHVACCCGNILCHLFTKYSKNEAKRREVLSAAAAAGVSVAFGAPIGGVLFSLEEVSYYFPLKTLWRSFFAALVAAFTLRSINPFGNSRLVLFYVEFHAPWHLLELIPFILLGIFGGLWGAFFIRTNIAWCRRRKTTKLGRYPVLEVLVVTAITAIIAFPNDYTRISTSELISELFNDCSLLDSSKLCDYINDNTTKTTDDRAAGPNVYTAMWQLALALVFKVFITIITFGMKVPSGLFIPSLAVGAIAGRLLGIGMEQLAYYHHDWVIFKGWCSPGADCITPGLYAMVGAAACLGGVTRMTVSLVVIMFELTGGLEYIVPLMAAAMTSKWVADAIGREGIYDAHIRLNGYPFLEAKEEFTHKTLAMDVMRPRRNDPPLTVLTQDGLKVEDVETLISETTYSGFPVVVSRESQRLVGFVLKRDLIIAIENARKRQDGVVSSSDIYFTEHIPPQPPSSPATLKLRKIMDLSPFTVTDHTAMEIVVDIFRKLGLRQCLVTHNGRLLGIITKKDILKHMAQVVNQDPDSILFN